The following proteins come from a genomic window of Pseudomonas hygromyciniae:
- the hutH gene encoding histidine ammonia-lyase, protein MNVTALNLIPGQLSLAQLRAIYQQPVTLSLDDSATAQIEASVACVEQILAENRTAYGINTGFGLLASTRIASEDLENLQRSLVLSHAAGVGEPISDALVRLVMVLKVNSLSRGFSGIRRKVIDALIALINAEVYPHIPLKGSVGASGDLAPLAHMSLVLLGEGKARYKGQWLEATEALKIAGLTPLTLAAKEGLALLNGTQVSTAYALRGLFEGEDLFAAAIACGGLTVEAVLGSRSPFDARIHAARGQRGQIDSAAAYRDLLGDSSQVSQSHQNCDKVQDPYSLRCQPQVMGACLTQLRQAAEVLVVEANAVSDNPLVFAAEGDVISGGNFHAEPVAMAADNMALAIAEIGSLSERRISLMMDKHMSQLPPFLVGNGGVNSGFMIAQVTAAALASENKALSHPHSVDSLPTSANQEDHVSMAPAAGKRLWEMAENTRGILAVEWLAACQGLDLRDGLKTSPKLEQARGILRAKVGFYDKDRFFAPDINAASELLASRCLNELVPAKLLPSL, encoded by the coding sequence ATGAATGTGACTGCGCTAAATCTGATTCCAGGCCAACTGAGCCTTGCCCAACTGCGTGCCATCTACCAGCAGCCGGTAACCCTCAGCCTGGATGACAGCGCCACGGCGCAGATCGAAGCCAGTGTTGCCTGTGTCGAGCAGATCCTTGCCGAGAACCGCACTGCCTATGGCATCAACACCGGTTTTGGCTTGCTGGCCTCGACCCGTATCGCCAGCGAAGACCTGGAAAACCTCCAGCGCTCCCTGGTGTTGTCCCACGCTGCCGGGGTGGGCGAGCCGATCAGCGATGCGCTGGTGCGCTTGGTGATGGTGCTCAAGGTCAACAGCCTGAGCCGGGGTTTCTCCGGGATTCGCCGCAAGGTGATCGACGCGCTCATCGCCCTGATCAACGCCGAGGTCTATCCGCATATCCCGCTCAAGGGTTCGGTGGGTGCTTCCGGTGACCTGGCGCCGCTGGCCCATATGTCCCTGGTGCTGCTGGGCGAAGGCAAGGCCCGTTACAAAGGGCAATGGCTGGAGGCTACCGAAGCGCTGAAAATCGCCGGCCTCACGCCTTTGACCCTGGCCGCCAAGGAAGGCCTGGCGCTGCTCAACGGCACCCAGGTCTCCACCGCCTACGCCCTGCGCGGTCTGTTTGAAGGTGAAGACCTGTTCGCCGCCGCCATCGCCTGTGGTGGCCTGACCGTGGAAGCCGTGCTGGGCTCGCGCTCGCCGTTCGACGCGCGCATTCATGCGGCCCGTGGCCAGCGTGGGCAGATTGACTCGGCGGCCGCTTATCGCGACCTGCTTGGTGACAGCAGTCAGGTGTCCCAGTCCCACCAGAACTGCGACAAGGTCCAAGACCCGTACTCCCTGCGCTGCCAGCCACAAGTCATGGGCGCCTGCCTGACCCAGTTGCGCCAGGCGGCCGAGGTGTTGGTGGTCGAAGCCAACGCGGTGTCGGATAACCCGCTGGTATTTGCCGCCGAGGGTGATGTGATCTCCGGCGGTAACTTCCACGCCGAACCGGTGGCGATGGCCGCCGACAACATGGCCCTGGCCATCGCCGAAATCGGCTCCCTCAGCGAGCGCCGTATTTCGTTGATGATGGATAAGCACATGTCGCAACTGCCGCCATTTTTGGTGGGCAATGGCGGGGTGAACTCCGGGTTCATGATCGCCCAGGTGACCGCTGCGGCCTTGGCCAGTGAGAACAAGGCGTTGTCCCATCCCCATAGCGTCGACAGCCTGCCGACGTCGGCCAACCAGGAAGACCACGTTTCGATGGCGCCGGCTGCCGGCAAGCGCCTGTGGGAAATGGCTGAAAACACCCGTGGCATTCTCGCGGTGGAATGGCTGGCCGCGTGCCAGGGCCTGGACCTGCGCGATGGCCTGAAAACCTCGCCGAAGCTGGAACAGGCCCGTGGGATCCTGCGCGCCAAAGTGGGGTTCTATGACAAGGACCGCTTCTTCGCCCCGGACATCAATGCCGCCAGTGAGCTGTTGGCCAGCCGCTGCCTGAACGAGCTGGTACCCGCCAAGCTGCTACCAAGCCTCTAA